The following are encoded in a window of Tessaracoccus flavescens genomic DNA:
- a CDS encoding ECF transporter S component: MPRAESLEIPDPVIGVALGWRTWLVIALSTLLGLFALGWPLIIPAVDVSPQHAEDAPFVFAALLPIILLLVIAQVAEGGLDSKALAVLGVLSAINAAIRPALGAGTAGIESVFFLLVLAGRAFGPGFGYLLGFTSLFASALLTAGIGPWLPFQMLCAGWVGLAAGLLPRRVKGRWEIVMLIVFGIVSAYVYGALMNLWFWPFISDIDANGVPGSLDYIPGAPIGENLTRFGWFTLITSTGGWDTGRAITTSLAILILGRPVLTVLRRASGMARIAAPAKTG, from the coding sequence ATGCCTCGCGCTGAGTCCCTGGAGATCCCGGACCCGGTGATCGGCGTCGCCCTCGGCTGGCGGACCTGGCTGGTCATCGCGCTGTCGACGCTGCTCGGGCTGTTCGCGTTGGGGTGGCCGCTGATCATCCCGGCCGTCGACGTCTCCCCTCAGCACGCCGAGGACGCGCCGTTCGTCTTCGCGGCGCTGCTGCCGATCATCCTGCTCCTGGTGATCGCCCAGGTCGCCGAGGGCGGACTCGACTCGAAGGCGCTCGCGGTGCTGGGCGTCCTTTCCGCCATCAACGCCGCGATCCGACCGGCACTCGGGGCGGGAACGGCGGGCATCGAGTCGGTCTTCTTCCTGCTCGTGCTCGCGGGGCGCGCCTTCGGGCCAGGGTTCGGCTATCTGCTGGGGTTCACGTCGCTGTTCGCCTCGGCCCTGCTCACCGCGGGCATCGGCCCGTGGCTTCCGTTCCAGATGCTGTGCGCTGGCTGGGTGGGGCTGGCCGCCGGGCTGCTGCCAAGACGGGTAAAGGGCCGCTGGGAGATCGTCATGCTGATCGTCTTCGGCATCGTCTCGGCCTACGTCTACGGCGCGCTGATGAACCTCTGGTTCTGGCCCTTCATCTCCGACATCGACGCCAACGGCGTCCCGGGGAGCCTGGACTACATCCCCGGGGCACCGATCGGAGAGAACCTCACCCGGTTCGGCTGGTTCACGCTGATCACCTCGACCGGCGGCTGGGACACCGGCAGGGCGATCACCACGAGCCTCGCCATCCTGATCCTCGGACGACCCGTCCTGACGGTGCTGCGGCGCGCGTCCGGGATGGCCCGGATCGCCGCCCCCGCCAAGACCGGCTGA
- a CDS encoding ABC transporter ATP-binding protein: MITFDDVSLRYANNEVLRLSHASFELEEGELCLVVGPTGSGKSTLLGCINNLVPRFTGGVRTGRIVIDGRDTTMLQPRELATTVGYVGQDPLAGFVTDVVEEELAYSMEQLGFPPAEMRRRVEETLDLLGIADLRARPLRTLSGGQQQRVAIGSVIASSPQVLVLDEPTSALDPIAAEEVLATISRLVRDLGTTVVIAEHRMERVIEFADSVLLVGDEVSVGETRAMLRTSPIKPPLVELGVELGWSPLPLTIREGRRAASAERQRWRDQPPALPAPLPHTDIALRAQGIIVRYPEKLAVSGVDLTLHKGEVTALMGRNGCGKSSLMWAIQGAGRRDGGTVELADRIALVPQTPADLLYLTSVEAECSMSDRNAELEAGTTLALLRRLVPTIDPSAHPRDLSEGQKLAVVLAVELAGDPPVVLLDEPTRGLDYAAKAELSRIIADLAAAGRSVLIATHDVEMVAETCERVVVMAEGEIVSDGPTRPVLAGSALLATQVAKVANPTPVLTVREFVDASR, translated from the coding sequence ATGATCACCTTCGACGACGTCAGCCTCCGCTACGCCAACAACGAGGTGCTCCGGCTCAGCCACGCCAGCTTCGAGCTGGAGGAGGGCGAGTTGTGCCTCGTCGTCGGGCCGACCGGCAGCGGAAAGTCGACCCTGCTCGGCTGCATCAACAACCTGGTCCCCCGCTTCACGGGGGGCGTGCGCACCGGCCGCATCGTCATCGACGGCAGGGACACCACGATGCTGCAGCCCCGGGAACTCGCGACCACCGTCGGCTACGTGGGCCAGGATCCGCTCGCCGGCTTCGTGACCGATGTCGTCGAAGAGGAACTGGCCTACTCGATGGAGCAACTGGGGTTCCCGCCCGCGGAGATGCGCCGCCGCGTCGAGGAGACGCTCGACCTGCTCGGCATTGCCGACCTGCGCGCGCGGCCGCTGCGCACTCTGTCGGGCGGGCAACAGCAGCGCGTCGCGATCGGTTCGGTGATCGCCAGTTCGCCGCAGGTGCTCGTCCTCGACGAGCCCACCTCCGCGCTCGACCCGATCGCCGCCGAGGAGGTGCTCGCCACGATCAGCCGACTCGTCCGCGACCTCGGCACCACCGTCGTCATCGCCGAGCACCGGATGGAGCGCGTGATCGAGTTCGCGGACAGCGTGCTGCTCGTCGGTGACGAGGTCAGCGTCGGAGAGACCCGCGCCATGCTGCGCACCTCTCCGATCAAGCCACCGCTGGTGGAGTTGGGGGTGGAGCTCGGCTGGTCGCCGCTGCCGCTGACGATCCGGGAGGGGCGCAGGGCCGCGTCGGCCGAACGCCAGCGCTGGCGCGACCAGCCGCCGGCACTGCCTGCTCCCCTGCCGCACACGGACATCGCGCTGCGCGCGCAGGGCATCATCGTGCGTTACCCCGAGAAACTCGCCGTGTCCGGCGTCGACCTGACCCTGCACAAGGGCGAGGTGACGGCGCTGATGGGGCGCAACGGCTGCGGCAAGTCGAGCCTGATGTGGGCCATCCAGGGTGCGGGTCGACGCGACGGCGGCACCGTCGAGCTCGCAGACCGGATCGCGCTGGTCCCGCAGACCCCCGCCGACCTGCTCTACCTCACCTCCGTCGAGGCGGAGTGCTCGATGAGCGACCGCAACGCCGAACTCGAGGCCGGCACGACGCTGGCCCTGCTGCGGCGGCTCGTCCCGACCATCGACCCGTCGGCCCATCCGCGCGACCTGTCGGAGGGGCAGAAGCTCGCCGTGGTGCTCGCCGTCGAGCTCGCCGGGGACCCGCCCGTCGTGCTGCTCGACGAGCCCACCCGCGGCCTCGACTACGCCGCGAAGGCCGAACTGAGCCGCATCATCGCCGACCTCGCCGCGGCGGGCCGGTCGGTGCTGATCGCCACCCACGACGTCGAGATGGTCGCCGAGACGTGCGAGCGGGTCGTCGTGATGGCCGAGGGCGAGATCGTCTCCGACGGGCCGACCCGCCCGGTGCTCGCCGGGTCGGCGCTCCTCGCCACGCAGGTCGCGAAGGTGGCAAACCCCACCCCTGTGCTCACCGTCAGGGAGTTCGTCGATGCCTCGCGCTGA
- a CDS encoding energy-coupling factor transporter transmembrane component T yields MIQRYLLPRQLHPFAWWGYALAIAVAGSTTTNPLLLLGFIAVICLVTVSRRGSNPWARSFRMYLYLAAFIIVVRIGFRVLFGGADGPTILFTLPEIPLPSWVRGIRLLGPVSLESVLSGFYDGARLAMIVVCFGAANSLANPKKLLASLPGALYELGTVMIVAVSALPQLGESLQRVARARKLRRAPATRTRRERLRVVETIIVPVLSDALERSLSLAASMDVRGYGRTGTQTPRDRALSLGLALVSMGGLAVWAFRFLGGVPDLRLLDIPVISTVLLAVGVGAAVAALRISGRDVQRTQYRPIRWGLAETLAVACGVIPAVTIYLRANYADAWILFPSVSPFQWPALDLPLLLVLIVAALPAFITPAPEIRRSA; encoded by the coding sequence GTGATTCAGCGCTACCTGCTGCCCCGCCAACTGCACCCGTTCGCCTGGTGGGGCTACGCCCTCGCCATCGCCGTCGCCGGGTCGACCACGACGAACCCCCTGCTGCTGCTCGGGTTCATCGCCGTGATCTGCCTGGTGACGGTGTCGCGGCGCGGCTCGAACCCCTGGGCGCGATCCTTTCGCATGTACCTGTACCTGGCCGCGTTCATCATCGTCGTGCGGATCGGATTCCGGGTGCTGTTCGGCGGGGCGGACGGGCCGACGATCCTGTTCACCCTCCCCGAGATCCCCCTGCCGAGCTGGGTGCGCGGGATCAGGCTGCTCGGCCCCGTCTCGCTCGAGTCGGTGCTGAGCGGCTTCTACGACGGCGCCCGGCTCGCCATGATCGTGGTCTGCTTCGGCGCGGCCAACTCGCTCGCCAACCCGAAGAAGCTGCTGGCCAGCCTTCCCGGGGCCCTCTACGAGCTGGGCACCGTGATGATCGTGGCCGTCTCGGCCCTCCCCCAGCTCGGAGAGTCCCTGCAGCGGGTGGCCCGGGCGCGGAAGCTGCGGCGGGCCCCGGCGACGCGCACGCGCCGGGAGCGGCTACGGGTCGTCGAGACGATCATCGTTCCCGTGCTGTCGGACGCGCTGGAGCGCTCACTCTCGCTTGCGGCATCGATGGATGTGCGCGGCTACGGCCGCACCGGTACGCAGACCCCTCGGGACCGGGCGCTGTCCCTCGGCCTCGCTCTGGTCTCCATGGGCGGGCTCGCTGTCTGGGCGTTCCGGTTCCTGGGCGGCGTGCCCGATCTCCGCCTGCTTGACATCCCGGTGATCTCCACCGTCCTGCTCGCGGTCGGGGTCGGCGCGGCGGTGGCCGCCCTGCGCATCTCCGGGCGCGACGTACAGCGCACCCAGTACCGCCCGATCCGTTGGGGGCTCGCGGAGACGCTCGCCGTCGCCTGCGGCGTCATCCCGGCCGTCACCATCTACCTCAGGGCGAACTACGCAGACGCCTGGATCCTGTTCCCCTCGGTCTCACCATTCCAGTGGCCCGCCCTCGACCTGCCGCTCCTGCTGGTCCTGATCGTCGCCGCCCTTCCCGCCTTCATCACGCCCGCTCCCGAGATCCGGAGGTCTGCATGA